One part of the Streptomyces ferrugineus genome encodes these proteins:
- a CDS encoding DUF3515 domain-containing protein has translation MNSLRHRHISVIGLPALALLITAAGCSSADGSASTAVPSPGAKATELCQNLDKVLPAEVDGAGREDPSPASALTAGWGDPAIILRCGVVRPPKMADPKVAQGKDDDAAAGGVNGVNWLMERDADGAYRFTTASRLAYVEVTVPKGRDSSGVLIDLASAIKEAIPVGIAS, from the coding sequence GTGAACTCTTTGCGTCACCGGCACATTTCTGTCATCGGGCTGCCCGCGCTCGCCCTGCTGATCACCGCCGCGGGCTGCTCATCAGCGGACGGCAGCGCGTCGACGGCGGTTCCCAGCCCCGGTGCGAAGGCCACCGAGTTGTGTCAGAACCTCGACAAGGTACTGCCGGCCGAGGTGGACGGTGCCGGCCGTGAGGATCCCTCGCCCGCGTCCGCGCTGACCGCGGGCTGGGGAGACCCGGCGATCATACTGCGGTGCGGTGTCGTACGACCGCCGAAGATGGCCGACCCGAAGGTGGCGCAGGGCAAGGACGACGACGCGGCGGCCGGTGGCGTGAACGGCGTGAACTGGCTGATGGAGCGGGACGCCGACGGGGCGTATCGGTTCACCACCGCCAGCCGCCTCGCGTATGTCGAGGTCACGGTGCCCAAGGGGCGTGACAGCTCGGGAGTGCTGATCGACCTGGCGTCGGCGATCAAGGAGGCGATCCCGGTCGGAATCGCCTCCTGA
- a CDS encoding D-alanine--D-alanine ligase family protein, with protein sequence MSTENLPQSPDQPPRKPRVAVVFGGRSSEHGISMVTAGAVLRAIDRTKYDVLPIGITQSGRWVLTADEPERMAITERRTPTVEQLADSSEGGVVLPVDPANREVVYSEPGSVPKALGEIDVVFPVLHGPYGEDGTLQGLLELSGVPYVGSGVLASAVGQDKEYMKRVFTSFGLKVGPYVVIRPREWEQDESAARKKIIDLAGDHGWPLFVKPARAGSSIGITKVEDLSGLDEAIAEAQRHDPKILVEAALRGREIECGVLEFEDGPRASAPAEIPPPDAHAYYDFEAKYIDSTPGIVPAPLTPEETAQVQRLAVDAFEAASCEGLVRADFFLTEDGEFVINEINTMPGFTPISMYPQMWQASGISYPDLVDLLIRAALRRSTGLR encoded by the coding sequence ATGAGCACCGAGAACCTCCCCCAGAGCCCAGACCAGCCGCCCCGCAAGCCGCGTGTGGCCGTCGTGTTCGGCGGTCGCAGCTCCGAGCACGGGATCTCCATGGTCACCGCCGGCGCCGTACTGCGCGCGATCGACCGGACGAAGTACGACGTCCTGCCGATCGGCATCACGCAGAGCGGCCGATGGGTGCTCACGGCCGACGAACCGGAACGCATGGCGATCACCGAGCGCCGTACGCCCACCGTCGAGCAGTTGGCCGACTCGAGCGAGGGCGGCGTGGTGCTCCCCGTCGACCCGGCGAACCGCGAAGTGGTCTACAGCGAGCCCGGGTCGGTGCCCAAGGCGCTCGGTGAGATCGACGTGGTCTTCCCGGTGCTGCACGGCCCCTACGGCGAGGACGGCACCCTCCAGGGCCTGCTGGAGCTCTCCGGAGTGCCGTACGTGGGCTCGGGCGTGCTCGCCTCGGCCGTCGGCCAGGACAAGGAGTACATGAAGCGGGTGTTCACCTCGTTCGGGCTCAAGGTGGGCCCGTACGTGGTGATCCGGCCGCGCGAGTGGGAGCAGGACGAGTCCGCCGCCCGCAAGAAGATCATCGACCTCGCCGGCGACCACGGCTGGCCGCTGTTCGTGAAGCCCGCGCGCGCGGGTTCGTCGATCGGCATCACGAAGGTCGAGGACCTGTCGGGGCTGGACGAGGCGATCGCCGAGGCCCAGCGGCACGACCCGAAGATCCTCGTCGAGGCGGCCCTGCGCGGCCGTGAGATCGAGTGCGGGGTGCTCGAGTTCGAGGACGGCCCGCGCGCCTCGGCCCCGGCCGAGATCCCGCCGCCGGACGCGCACGCGTACTACGACTTCGAGGCCAAGTACATCGACTCGACGCCCGGCATCGTGCCGGCGCCGCTGACGCCCGAGGAGACGGCTCAGGTGCAACGCCTGGCCGTGGACGCCTTCGAGGCGGCCTCCTGCGAGGGCCTGGTGCGCGCGGACTTCTTCCTCACCGAGGACGGGGAGTTCGTGATCAACGAGATCAACACGATGCCCGGATTCACGCCGATCTCGATGTACCCGCAGATGTGGCAGGCGAGCGGGATCAGCTACCCGGACCTGGTGGACCTGCTGATCCGGGCGGCGCTGCGCAGGTCGACCGGCCTGAGGTGA
- a CDS encoding NAD(P)H-dependent glycerol-3-phosphate dehydrogenase, which translates to MSKPVKAAVLSAGSWGTAFGIVLADAGCEVTLWARRPEVADAINSTRTNPDYFPGVELPQGMRATTDPAEAMAGADFTVLSVPSQTLRANLAEWTPMLAPGTVLVSLMKGVELGTTMRMSEVIEDVAKVGHDRIAVVTGPNLAREIASRMPAAAVVACTDESVAQRLQAASHTPYFRPYTNTDVVGCELGGAVKNVIGLAVGIADGMGLGDNAKGSLITRGLAETTRLGVALGADPLTFSGLAGLGDLVATCSSPLSRNHTFGTNLGKGMTLKETIAVTKQTAEGVKSCESVLDLARRHGVDMPITETVVGIVHEGKPPVVALKELMSRSAKPERR; encoded by the coding sequence GTGAGCAAGCCCGTCAAGGCGGCAGTCCTGAGTGCCGGTTCATGGGGTACGGCCTTCGGCATCGTCCTCGCCGACGCCGGCTGCGAGGTCACCCTGTGGGCCCGCCGCCCCGAGGTCGCCGACGCCATCAACTCGACCCGCACGAACCCCGACTACTTCCCCGGCGTCGAGCTCCCGCAGGGCATGCGGGCCACCACCGACCCGGCCGAGGCCATGGCCGGCGCCGACTTCACGGTGCTGTCCGTCCCGTCCCAGACCCTGCGCGCCAACCTCGCCGAGTGGACGCCGATGCTGGCGCCGGGCACCGTCCTCGTGTCGCTGATGAAGGGCGTCGAACTCGGCACCACCATGCGGATGAGCGAGGTCATCGAGGACGTGGCCAAGGTCGGCCACGACCGCATCGCCGTCGTCACCGGGCCCAACCTGGCCCGCGAGATCGCCTCCCGCATGCCGGCCGCCGCGGTCGTCGCCTGCACCGACGAGTCCGTCGCCCAGCGCCTCCAGGCCGCCAGCCACACGCCGTACTTCCGGCCGTACACCAACACGGACGTGGTGGGCTGCGAACTGGGCGGCGCCGTGAAGAACGTCATCGGCCTCGCCGTCGGCATCGCGGACGGCATGGGCCTCGGCGACAACGCCAAGGGCTCGCTCATCACCCGCGGCCTCGCCGAGACCACCCGCCTCGGCGTCGCGCTGGGCGCCGACCCGCTGACGTTCTCCGGACTCGCCGGTCTCGGCGACCTGGTGGCCACCTGCTCCTCGCCGCTGTCGCGCAACCACACCTTCGGCACCAACCTCGGCAAGGGCATGACCCTGAAGGAGACCATCGCCGTCACCAAGCAGACCGCAGAGGGCGTCAAGTCCTGTGAGTCCGTGCTGGATCTGGCCCGCCGGCACGGCGTCGACATGCCCATCACGGAGACGGTCGTCGGCATCGTGCACGAGGGCAAGCCGCCGGTGGTCGCCCTCAAGGAGCTGATGTCGCGCAGCGCGAAGCCGGAGCGACGGTGA
- a CDS encoding lysophospholipid acyltransferase family protein yields MPRRRIGFWYRFAAVIAKPPLVVLIKRDWRGMEHIPAEGGFITAVNHNSHIDPFAYAHFQYNTGRVPRFLAKSGLFKKGFVGSFMRGAGQIPVYRETTDALSAFRAAIDAVERGECVAFYPEGTITRDPNQWPMTGKTGAARVALQTKCPVIPVAQWGANELLPPYAKKPNLLPRKTHHVLAGPPVDLTRFYDKEMTPDLLKEATEVIMAAVTRQLEEIRGEKAPATPYDPRQERIEQRRRTAAQNNRQTQPRAEHEKAGQEEGQGT; encoded by the coding sequence GTGCCCCGCCGCAGAATCGGCTTCTGGTACCGCTTCGCCGCGGTGATCGCCAAACCGCCGCTGGTGGTTCTGATCAAGCGGGACTGGCGTGGAATGGAGCACATTCCGGCCGAGGGCGGATTTATCACCGCGGTGAACCATAATTCGCACATCGATCCCTTCGCGTACGCGCACTTTCAGTACAACACCGGCCGCGTTCCGCGATTCCTGGCGAAGAGCGGGCTTTTCAAGAAGGGATTCGTCGGCTCCTTCATGCGCGGTGCCGGGCAGATCCCCGTCTACCGGGAGACCACGGACGCGCTGAGCGCCTTCCGCGCCGCGATCGACGCCGTGGAGCGCGGCGAGTGCGTCGCCTTCTACCCGGAGGGCACCATCACCCGGGACCCGAACCAGTGGCCCATGACCGGCAAGACCGGCGCCGCACGCGTGGCCCTGCAGACCAAGTGCCCGGTGATCCCCGTCGCGCAGTGGGGCGCCAACGAACTGCTGCCGCCCTACGCCAAGAAGCCCAACCTCCTTCCGCGCAAGACCCACCATGTCCTCGCGGGCCCGCCCGTGGACCTCACGCGGTTCTACGACAAGGAGATGACCCCGGACCTGCTCAAGGAGGCGACCGAGGTCATCATGGCCGCCGTCACCCGCCAGCTCGAGGAGATCCGCGGCGAGAAGGCGCCCGCGACGCCGTACGACCCGCGCCAGGAGCGCATCGAGCAGCGCCGCAGGACCGCCGCGCAGAACAACCGTCAGACGCAGCCCAGGGCCGAGCACGAGAAGGCCGGACAGGAAGAGGGGCAGGGCACGTGA
- the cofC gene encoding 2-phospho-L-lactate guanylyltransferase, with amino-acid sequence MQWTLVVPLKPLARAKSRLSDTAADGLRPGLALAFALDTVAAALACPAVKDVAVVTNDARAGRELGALGAHIVPDEPGGGLNAALAHAASVVRSSRPETPVAALNADLPALRPLELARVLDSAAEFPRAFLPDAAAIGTTLLAAAPGHELRPSFGTDSRARHRGSGAVELCLDEVDSVRQDVDTGEDLRAALALGVGPRTAAAAARLLIREP; translated from the coding sequence GTGCAGTGGACCTTGGTCGTACCCCTGAAGCCCTTGGCCCGGGCGAAGAGCAGGCTGTCGGACACGGCGGCGGACGGGCTGCGCCCGGGACTGGCGCTGGCCTTCGCCCTCGACACCGTGGCCGCGGCGCTGGCCTGCCCCGCGGTGAAGGATGTGGCGGTCGTCACGAACGACGCCCGGGCCGGCCGCGAGCTGGGCGCGCTCGGCGCCCACATCGTCCCCGACGAGCCCGGCGGCGGCCTCAACGCGGCGCTGGCTCACGCGGCGTCGGTCGTACGGTCGTCCCGCCCCGAAACCCCCGTGGCCGCCCTGAACGCCGATCTTCCCGCCCTGCGCCCGCTGGAATTGGCCCGGGTCCTGGACTCGGCGGCCGAATTCCCGCGTGCTTTTCTCCCCGATGCCGCCGCGATCGGCACCACATTGCTGGCCGCCGCCCCCGGCCATGAATTGCGCCCGTCATTCGGCACGGATTCCCGGGCCCGCCACCGCGGGTCCGGGGCGGTGGAGCTGTGCCTGGACGAGGTGGATTCCGTACGCCAGGACGTGGACACCGGCGAGGATCTGCGGGCCGCGCTGGCCTTGGGCGTGGGCCCACGGACGGCGGCGGCAGCGGCCCGGCTGCTGATCAGGGAGCCGTGA
- a CDS encoding HU family DNA-binding protein → MNKAQLVEAIADKMGGRQQAADAVDHVLDAIVRAVVAGERVSVTGFGSFEKVDRPARYARNPQTGERVRVKKTSVPRFRAGQGFKDLVSGSKKLPRGGEVAVKKAPKGSLTGGAAATVKKAAAKKTTKAAAKKTTKAAAKKATTKKTTAAAKKTTAKKTTAKKTTAAAKKTTAAKKTTAKKATAKKAPAKKATAKKAPAKKSTARKSAAKRTTRSR, encoded by the coding sequence GTGAACAAGGCGCAGCTCGTAGAAGCGATTGCCGACAAGATGGGCGGCCGCCAGCAGGCCGCCGATGCTGTCGACCACGTACTGGACGCGATCGTCCGCGCGGTCGTCGCGGGTGAGCGGGTCTCGGTCACCGGCTTCGGTTCGTTCGAGAAGGTCGACCGTCCGGCTCGGTACGCCCGTAACCCCCAGACGGGCGAGCGGGTTCGGGTCAAGAAGACCTCCGTTCCGCGCTTCCGCGCGGGTCAGGGCTTCAAGGACCTGGTGAGCGGCTCGAAGAAGCTCCCGCGGGGCGGCGAGGTCGCCGTCAAGAAGGCGCCCAAGGGCAGCCTGACCGGTGGCGCCGCGGCGACGGTCAAGAAGGCCGCCGCGAAGAAGACCACCAAGGCGGCGGCGAAGAAGACCACGAAGGCGGCGGCGAAGAAGGCCACGACCAAGAAGACGACGGCCGCGGCCAAGAAGACCACGGCGAAGAAGACGACGGCCAAGAAGACCACGGCTGCCGCCAAGAAGACGACCGCGGCGAAGAAGACCACCGCCAAGAAGGCGACGGCCAAGAAGGCCCCGGCGAAGAAGGCGACCGCCAAGAAGGCGCCCGCCAAGAAGTCGACGGCGCGCAAGTCCGCTGCCAAGAGGACCACGCGCAGCAGGTAG
- a CDS encoding SCO5555 family protein, whose amino-acid sequence MEHDGQLELYAAVADQLKEAHARVRALQVPEGVRMALTRKLLVITAAAKHDVAEATRRLERFIADLDAGRFPEEER is encoded by the coding sequence ATGGAACACGACGGCCAACTCGAGCTCTATGCGGCAGTCGCGGACCAACTCAAGGAAGCGCACGCAAGGGTGCGCGCACTGCAAGTCCCGGAGGGCGTACGGATGGCGCTGACCCGGAAGCTGCTGGTCATTACGGCCGCGGCCAAACACGACGTCGCCGAAGCGACAAGGCGTCTGGAGCGGTTCATCGCGGACCTCGACGCGGGGCGATTCCCCGAAGAGGAACGCTGA